Proteins from a genomic interval of Spiroplasma endosymbiont of Lonchoptera lutea:
- the tsaD gene encoding tRNA (adenosine(37)-N6)-threonylcarbamoyltransferase complex transferase subunit TsaD yields MTILAIETSCDETAIAIYKDKKVKSNIIFSQIANHQQYGGIVPEIASRLHISKISYVLKEAIKQAQIQYHDIDYIGYTDHPGLSGSLHIGKVCAQTISLILKKPLIACNHIEGHIYSAAINNEFKFPLITLVVSGGHTQLVLMKKHLDFHILGETYDDAVGEAYDKVARLLELEYPGGPIIDKIAKKGQNIFELPLGKNDNSFDFSFSGLKSAVANLIKKLNVRQLEFRKEDIACSFQEQATNILIKKLTMAMKKYHPKMITVVGGVAANSVLRTKVENLATKNTTVIIPNNEYCTDNAAMIARLTWQIINNRLKETSKKKK; encoded by the coding sequence ATGACCATCTTAGCTATTGAAACAAGTTGTGATGAAACAGCAATAGCAATATATAAAGATAAAAAAGTTAAAAGCAATATTATTTTTTCACAAATAGCTAATCATCAACAATATGGTGGGATTGTTCCTGAAATTGCTTCAAGACTTCATATTTCTAAAATTAGTTATGTTTTAAAAGAAGCCATTAAACAAGCACAAATCCAATATCATGATATTGACTACATCGGTTATACTGACCATCCGGGATTAAGTGGTTCACTTCATATCGGTAAAGTTTGCGCTCAAACAATATCATTAATATTAAAAAAACCACTTATTGCTTGTAATCATATTGAAGGTCATATTTATAGCGCTGCCATTAATAATGAATTTAAGTTTCCCTTAATAACCTTAGTAGTATCCGGTGGCCACACGCAATTAGTTTTAATGAAAAAACATCTTGATTTTCATATTTTAGGAGAAACTTATGATGATGCTGTCGGTGAAGCTTATGATAAAGTAGCAAGATTATTAGAACTTGAATATCCAGGTGGACCAATAATTGATAAAATAGCAAAAAAAGGACAAAATATTTTTGAACTGCCATTAGGAAAAAATGATAACAGTTTTGACTTTTCATTTAGTGGTTTAAAATCTGCAGTAGCAAATTTAATTAAAAAATTAAATGTTCGCCAATTAGAATTTAGAAAAGAAGATATTGCTTGTTCTTTTCAAGAACAAGCAACTAATATTTTAATTAAAAAATTAACAATGGCAATGAAAAAATATCATCCAAAAATGATAACAGTAGTCGGTGGCGTTGCTGCTAACAGTGTTTTACGAACTAAGGTTGAAAACTTAGCAACAAAAAATACCACAGTTATTATTCCTAATAATGAATACTGTACTGATAATGCTGCGATGATTGCAAGATTAACTTGACAAATAATTAATAATCGCTTAAAAGAAACTTCTAAAAAGAAAAAATAA
- a CDS encoding IS30 family transposase gives MGYKHLGIDERIYIENQLKFKVKISEIAKNLNRSISTINREVNRNKDNNHYFSLIAQNKAENRKQLHVYFHKFKNRELVKYVQQKLLLGWSPEQIYGRIKNFHQEWIISFKTIYNWIYSGLLEKVTSKNLRRKGKKRKSQENRGKFNGKSIKERNVNNRITLGHWEGDTVVSSRGKSKSCLITLVERTSRFTLAILVENRTTKVINKNISHYLSILPNNLVKTMDRLQ, from the coding sequence ATGGGATACAAACATCTTGGCATAGATGAAAGAATTTATATTGAGAATCAATTGAAATTTAAAGTAAAAATTAGTGAAATAGCTAAAAATCTTAATCGAAGTATTAGTACTATTAATCGAGAAGTTAATAGAAATAAAGATAATAATCATTATTTTTCATTAATTGCACAAAATAAAGCAGAAAATAGAAAACAATTACATGTTTATTTTCATAAATTTAAAAATAGAGAATTAGTAAAATATGTACAACAAAAATTATTATTAGGTTGATCGCCTGAACAAATTTATGGCAGAATTAAAAATTTTCATCAAGAATGAATTATTAGTTTTAAAACAATTTACAATTGAATTTATTCTGGATTACTTGAAAAGGTTACTAGTAAAAATTTAAGAAGAAAAGGTAAGAAACGAAAATCTCAAGAAAATCGGGGTAAATTTAATGGTAAATCCATTAAAGAACGAAATGTTAATAATCGCATAACTCTTGGCCATTGAGAAGGTGATACTGTAGTATCATCACGAGGTAAAAGTAAATCATGTTTAATAACTTTAGTTGAAAGAACATCAAGATTTACTTTAGCAATATTAGTTGAAAATAGAACTACTAAAGTTATTAACAAAAATATTAGTCATTATTTATCAATTCTTCCAAATAATCTTGTTAAGACTATGGATAGGCTACAATAA
- a CDS encoding IS30 family transposase: protein MYKYLTIESIKEYKSYGFSIRKIAKAIDYSKSTVHRVCKLLNQNLLPLEILNQVQKNKQNAGRKLIILTLTEINTINHLLITKNYALDIIADFLKKNKIKNISTKTLYNMFKTNRMGFDEKNLLRKGKNKPHKQKETRGRINNCKSIHERNLIIPNIKNIQEFGHLEGDTIVGKDHKSSIITLADLWSKTTIPLKTKNHKAESITQSIIKFISKLIPGTIKTITFDRGKEFSKWKLIEKNCNVKIYFADAGKPCQRGLNENNNGILRRYLPKSTDLSSYKQKDLNSIAFQINSTPRKSLSYKRPIDLIQLF, encoded by the coding sequence ATGTATAAGTATCTGACTATTGAATCAATAAAAGAATATAAAAGTTATGGATTTTCTATTCGTAAAATAGCAAAAGCAATTGATTATAGTAAATCAACTGTACACAGAGTTTGTAAATTATTAAATCAAAACTTATTACCATTAGAAATATTGAATCAAGTTCAAAAAAATAAACAAAATGCAGGTAGAAAATTAATAATTTTAACTTTAACAGAAATTAATACTATCAATCATTTGTTAATTACTAAAAATTATGCTCTTGATATAATTGCTGATTTTTTAAAGAAAAATAAAATAAAAAATATTTCAACAAAAACTTTATATAACATGTTTAAAACAAATCGAATGGGTTTTGATGAAAAAAATTTATTGAGAAAAGGCAAAAATAAACCTCATAAACAAAAAGAAACTAGGGGCAGAATTAATAATTGTAAATCTATTCATGAAAGAAATTTAATAATTCCAAATATTAAAAATATACAAGAATTTGGCCATTTAGAGGGAGATACTATCGTTGGTAAAGATCATAAAAGTTCTATTATTACTTTAGCTGATCTATGATCAAAAACCACAATTCCTTTGAAAACTAAAAATCATAAAGCAGAAAGTATTACACAAAGTATAATAAAATTTATTTCAAAATTAATACCAGGAACAATTAAAACTATTACTTTTGATCGTGGTAAAGAATTTAGTAAATGAAAATTAATTGAAAAAAATTGTAATGTTAAAATTTATTTTGCAGATGCCGGAAAACCTTGTCAAAGAGGTTTAAATGAAAACAATAATGGTATTTTAAGAAGATATTTACCAAAATCTACTGATTTATCTTCATATAAACAAAAAGACTTAAATTCTATAGCATTTCAAATTAATTCTACACCCAGAAAATCATTATCTTATAAAAGACCAATAGATTTAATACAATTATTTTAA
- a CDS encoding IS30 family transposase, giving the protein MYKYLTIESIKEYKSYGFSIRKIAKAIDYSKSTVHRVCKLLNQNLLPLEILNQVQKNKQNAGRKLIILTLTEINTINHLLITKNYALDIIANFLKKNKIKNISTKTLYNMFKTNRMGFDEKNLLRKGKNKPHKQKETRGRINNCKSIHERNLIIPNIKNIQEFGHLEGDTIVGKDHKSSIITLADIWSKTTIPLKTKNHKAESITQSIIKFISKLIPGTIKTITFDRGKEFSKWKLIEKNCNVKIYFADAGKPCQRGLNENNNGILRRYLPKFTDLSSYKQKDLNSIAFQINSTPRKSLSYKRPIDLIQLF; this is encoded by the coding sequence ATGTATAAGTATCTGACTATTGAATCAATAAAAGAATATAAAAGTTATGGATTTTCTATTCGTAAAATAGCAAAAGCAATTGATTATAGTAAATCAACTGTACACAGAGTTTGTAAATTATTAAATCAAAACTTATTACCATTAGAAATATTGAATCAAGTTCAAAAAAATAAACAAAATGCAGGTAGAAAATTAATAATTTTAACTTTAACAGAAATTAATACTATCAATCATTTGTTAATTACTAAAAATTATGCTCTTGATATAATTGCTAATTTTTTAAAGAAAAATAAAATAAAAAATATTTCAACAAAAACTTTATATAACATGTTTAAAACAAATCGAATGGGTTTTGATGAAAAAAATTTATTGAGAAAAGGCAAAAATAAACCTCATAAACAAAAAGAAACTAGGGGCAGAATTAATAATTGTAAATCTATTCATGAAAGAAATTTAATCATTCCAAATATTAAAAATATACAAGAATTTGGCCATTTAGAGGGAGATACTATCGTTGGTAAAGATCATAAAAGTTCTATTATTACTTTAGCTGATATATGATCAAAAACCACAATTCCTTTGAAAACTAAAAATCATAAAGCAGAAAGTATTACACAAAGTATAATAAAATTTATTTCAAAATTAATACCAGGAACAATTAAAACTATTACTTTTGATCGTGGTAAAGAATTTAGTAAATGAAAATTAATTGAAAAAAATTGTAATGTTAAAATTTATTTTGCAGATGCCGGAAAACCTTGTCAAAGAGGTTTAAATGAGAACAATAATGGTATTTTAAGAAGATATTTACCAAAATTTACTGATTTATCTTCATATAAACAAAAAGACTTAAATTCTATAGCATTTCAAATTAATTCTACACCCAGAAAATCATTATCTTATAAAAGACCAATAGATTTAATACAATTATTTTAA
- a CDS encoding SGNH/GDSL hydrolase family protein, with protein sequence MGNNYAVAGAQITKLPFWKLKSIFCNNFSLPKQAKALLKHHQLTENDLVIINIGGNELINAVNISDINESKATINNAINIQKATIINLINNNARKIIVANAPDISKTPSFLNSYNMDKAKNLSEYFNSVWLEGMKQLQTKYPQIIKLFDLNVVFNKNLDEFQKKVELLIRVLLMLITVVFYLVWMLNLSLMKIVIFIILMIIFSLILFIQQVGFMNN encoded by the coding sequence ATTGGTAATAATTACGCTGTTGCTGGTGCACAAATAACAAAGTTACCTTTTTGAAAACTTAAAAGTATTTTCTGCAATAATTTTTCGTTGCCTAAACAAGCAAAGGCTTTGCTTAAACATCATCAATTAACTGAAAATGATTTAGTTATTATTAATATTGGTGGTAATGAATTAATAAATGCAGTTAACATTTCTGATATTAATGAAAGTAAAGCTACTATCAATAATGCTATCAATATTCAAAAAGCTACTATTATTAATCTAATTAATAATAATGCTCGTAAAATTATTGTTGCTAATGCTCCTGATATTAGCAAGACTCCTTCGTTTTTAAATTCATATAATATGGATAAAGCAAAAAATCTTTCGGAATATTTTAACAGTGTATGATTAGAAGGAATGAAGCAATTACAAACAAAATATCCACAAATTATTAAATTATTTGATTTGAATGTTGTTTTTAATAAAAATTTAGATGAATTTCAAAAAAAGGTGGAATTACTAATAAGGGTTCTACTGATGTTAATTACAGTTGTATTTTATTTGGTTTGAATGTTAAACCTGAGTTTAATGAAGATTGTGATTTTTATAATATTAATGATTATTTTTTCTTTGATTTTATTCATCCAACAAGTTGGGTTCATGAACAATTAG
- the nusA gene encoding transcription termination factor NusA yields the protein MIDGIEILKAIDLLVEEKKIDRSLIIEAIKEGIIKAYEKYLDPQALIKVDFDEQTGQIKVYRLLKIVSKIEDEFAEILLDDVKNLEKNLTIDNIYYEPVDTDEFSRLAALQVAQILKQHLREAEKEVVYEKYISKKDDILIGTIDNIEENYYLLKIVDRTFAILPKKNIIPTEKFYLGDKVKFYVEDVNKTKNFGQILASRTHPGFLKRLLEIEVPEIYEGIIEIKVIARIAGQRSKVAVFCNDPTIDPIGACVGNKGKRIQSIMEELNDEKIDLIKWDAEIKTFIINALSPAKAISISLDEQTNEANIIVADEHYSLAIGKKGITAKLTAKLTKWKINIISLSDALNQNIIFKWNGNLSEQQMQELQNKHQFKIKKDNLLVGLETSIEEIDNVDNTNTELDSDELDKD from the coding sequence ATGATTGATGGAATAGAAATTTTAAAAGCAATTGATCTTTTGGTGGAAGAAAAGAAAATTGATCGCAGTTTAATTATTGAGGCTATTAAAGAAGGAATAATAAAAGCTTATGAAAAATATTTGGACCCACAAGCCTTAATAAAAGTAGACTTTGATGAACAAACTGGTCAAATTAAAGTTTATCGTTTATTAAAAATTGTTAGTAAGATTGAAGATGAGTTTGCTGAAATTTTATTAGATGATGTTAAAAATTTAGAGAAAAATTTAACAATTGATAATATATATTATGAGCCTGTTGATACTGATGAATTTTCTCGTTTAGCAGCGTTACAAGTAGCACAAATTTTAAAACAACATTTAAGAGAAGCAGAAAAAGAAGTTGTCTATGAAAAATATATTTCTAAGAAAGATGATATTTTAATTGGCACAATTGATAATATTGAAGAAAACTACTATTTATTAAAAATTGTTGATCGTACTTTTGCAATTTTACCTAAAAAAAATATTATTCCCACAGAGAAATTTTATTTAGGTGATAAAGTAAAGTTTTATGTTGAGGATGTTAATAAAACGAAAAATTTTGGACAAATTTTAGCTTCAAGAACTCATCCAGGATTTTTAAAAAGATTATTAGAAATTGAAGTTCCAGAAATTTATGAAGGAATAATTGAAATTAAAGTCATTGCAAGAATTGCAGGACAAAGATCAAAAGTTGCAGTATTTTGTAATGACCCAACTATTGATCCGATTGGTGCTTGTGTTGGTAATAAAGGAAAAAGAATTCAAAGTATTATGGAAGAATTGAATGATGAAAAAATTGATCTTATTAAGTGAGATGCGGAAATAAAAACATTTATTATTAATGCGTTATCGCCAGCTAAAGCGATTTCTATTAGTTTAGATGAACAAACTAATGAAGCTAATATTATCGTTGCTGATGAGCATTATTCATTAGCTATTGGTAAAAAAGGAATAACAGCAAAATTAACAGCAAAATTAACAAAATGAAAAATTAATATTATTTCTTTAAGTGATGCTTTAAATCAAAATATTATTTTTAAATGAAATGGTAATTTATCGGAACAGCAAATGCAAGAATTACAAAATAAACATCAATTTAAAATCAAGAAAGATAATTTGCTTGTAGGGTTAGAAACAAGTATTGAAGAAATAGATAATGTTGATAATACTAATACTGAAT